One genomic region from Scomber scombrus chromosome 19, fScoSco1.1, whole genome shotgun sequence encodes:
- the LOC134000907 gene encoding phospholipase A and acyltransferase 4-like, which yields MAPTLFDDEVKPGDLIEIFRNSFQHWAIYIGGNEVVHLIPPNADNYSSPFANLAVCLDSTVAEVRRQKIWDVVKSDSYEVNNLMDDEYEPRDRRTIVREACRMVGEHLPYNVVNHNCEHFVTELRYGKSESRQVKTAAAVAGVAAVGVGVAAFAMLGAALFSSLKDEKRRRHYDDD from the exons ATGGCGCCCACACTG TTTGACGATGAGGTAAAGCCAGGGGACCTGATTGAAATTTTCCGGAACTCATTCCAGCACTGGGCTATCTACATCGGAGGAAATGAAGTTGTTCATTTAATTCCTCCAA ACGCAGATAATTATTCATCACCTTTCGCTAACCTAGCGGTTTGCCTGGACAGCACCGTAGCGGAGGTGAGGCGTCAGAAGATATGGGACGTGGTTAAATCTGACAGTTACGAGGTCAACAACCTCATGGATGACGAGTACGAGCCTCGTGACCGCCGCACCATCGTGAGGGAAGCGTGCAGGATGGTGGGTGAGCATCTGCCCTACAACGTGGTCAATCACAACTGTGAGCATTTCGTCACGGAGCTACGATACGGCAAGTCAGAGTCTCGTCAG GTTAAAACAGCGGCTGCGGTGGCTGGCGTCGCTGCAGTAGGCGTAGGTGTAGCCGCCTTCGCAATGTTGGGTGCTGCTCTGTTTTCATCGCTCAAAgacgagaagagaagaagacatTATGATGATGACTGA